The proteins below come from a single Chitinivibrionales bacterium genomic window:
- the ruvC gene encoding crossover junction endodeoxyribonuclease RuvC: MIIFGIDPGTSITGYGVINVNGNSVCFVDFGVIKTNDKLDMPEKLACIYDGLVEKMRRHCPDRVSIEEAFYDKNVRTTMVLGQARGVALLAAKKCGAMIAEYSAKEIKKTVVGNGNAKKGQVEYMVKMLLRVPAEKFPADAFDALAAALCDFRYQAFAGRVFAAKG, encoded by the coding sequence ATGATCATTTTCGGCATTGATCCTGGCACCTCAATCACTGGTTATGGTGTCATCAATGTAAACGGCAACAGCGTCTGCTTCGTTGATTTTGGCGTCATAAAAACGAACGACAAACTTGACATGCCGGAAAAGCTCGCTTGCATTTACGACGGTCTGGTTGAAAAAATGCGGCGCCATTGTCCCGACCGGGTGAGCATCGAGGAGGCGTTTTACGACAAGAACGTGCGCACGACCATGGTGCTGGGACAGGCGCGTGGCGTGGCGCTGTTGGCCGCGAAAAAATGCGGGGCAATGATCGCGGAATATTCTGCAAAGGAAATAAAAAAAACGGTGGTGGGGAACGGCAACGCGAAAAAAGGCCAGGTTGAATACATGGTGAAAATGCTCCTAAGGGTTCCCGCTGAAAAATTTCCCGCCGACGCCTTTGACGCGCTGGCCGCCGCGCTGTGCGATTTCAGGTACCAGGCGTTCGCCGGCAGGGTGTTTGCGGCAAAAGGATAG
- the ruvA gene encoding Holliday junction branch migration protein RuvA: MFDYIKGTLAEKGPSVAVIDAAGVGYELVIPLSTFEALPAEGGPAKLFTHHYVREDMQKLYGFSSRSERELFRQLISISNIGPKTALNILSGVSPQDLVACVARGDATRLRKIPGVGDKTAQRLIVELKGKPGLAGGGEPRGGGGASAAGKGGAERSQAFDAMLSLGYSEKQVQAALSRVDGVIEQGAPVEEWIKKALQVI; encoded by the coding sequence ATGTTCGATTACATTAAAGGAACGCTTGCCGAGAAGGGCCCCTCGGTCGCGGTCATCGACGCGGCAGGCGTGGGGTATGAGCTTGTTATTCCTTTGTCAACTTTCGAGGCGCTGCCAGCCGAGGGCGGCCCGGCAAAACTGTTCACCCACCACTACGTGCGGGAGGACATGCAGAAGCTGTACGGATTTTCGTCGCGGTCCGAGCGCGAGCTGTTCCGGCAGCTCATTTCCATCAGCAACATCGGGCCGAAAACCGCGCTCAACATCCTGTCCGGCGTGTCGCCGCAGGACCTCGTGGCGTGCGTCGCACGCGGCGACGCGACGCGGCTGCGCAAGATCCCGGGCGTGGGCGACAAGACCGCGCAACGGCTCATCGTCGAGCTCAAAGGCAAACCGGGCCTTGCCGGGGGAGGGGAGCCGCGGGGCGGAGGCGGCGCGTCCGCGGCGGGCAAGGGCGGAGCGGAGCGGTCGCAGGCTTTTGACGCCATGCTCTCGCTTGGCTACAGCGAAAAGCAGGTACAAGCCGCGCTTTCGCGCGTCGACGGCGTTATAGAGCAGGGCGCGCCGGTGGAGGAGTGGATCAAGAAAGCCCTTCAGGTGATTTAA
- the ruvB gene encoding Holliday junction branch migration DNA helicase RuvB, with protein sequence MDKVPENNRIVSAKSRDDDESGDVSLRPQKFSDFIGQEKEKENIALFVAAAKKRGEALDHILFTGPPGLGKTTLCRILANELGVKILTTSGPVLEKPGDLATNLTNLEARDILFIDEIHRLSRVVEEFLYPAMEDFVFDIMLGEGPSAQSVRLDLKHFTLVGATTRQGMLTSPMLGRFGYVCHLGYYSAKELQTIALRSAGILGLACDQDAAMELGRRARGTPRIVNRLLRRCRDVAEVKGSGHITKEVVAKTLSMLGIDAEGLDEIDRKILLSIVEHYAGGPVGLNTVAVVVGEEPETIEEVYEPFLIQNGFLKRTPRGREITARVYKYFNLDPKKYSSRQGNLFQGE encoded by the coding sequence ATGGATAAGGTACCGGAGAATAACCGCATTGTAAGCGCAAAGTCCCGCGACGACGACGAGTCGGGCGACGTGTCGTTGCGGCCGCAGAAGTTTTCCGATTTCATCGGCCAGGAAAAGGAAAAGGAAAACATCGCGCTTTTCGTTGCGGCCGCCAAAAAGCGCGGCGAGGCGCTCGACCACATTCTTTTTACGGGCCCGCCCGGGCTCGGCAAAACGACCCTGTGCCGCATCCTTGCAAACGAGCTCGGCGTGAAGATACTCACCACGTCCGGCCCGGTGCTCGAAAAGCCCGGCGACCTCGCCACCAACCTCACCAATCTCGAGGCGCGCGATATCCTGTTCATTGACGAGATACACAGGCTGTCCCGCGTTGTCGAGGAATTTTTATATCCTGCCATGGAAGACTTCGTGTTCGACATCATGCTGGGCGAAGGACCGTCGGCGCAAAGCGTGCGGCTCGACCTCAAGCACTTCACGCTGGTGGGCGCCACCACGCGCCAGGGAATGCTCACCTCGCCCATGCTCGGCAGGTTCGGCTACGTGTGCCACCTCGGCTATTACAGCGCAAAGGAGCTGCAGACCATCGCGCTGCGGTCGGCCGGCATCCTCGGCCTCGCCTGCGACCAGGACGCGGCCATGGAGCTGGGCCGCAGGGCACGCGGAACGCCCCGCATCGTGAACCGGCTGCTGCGCCGCTGCCGAGATGTCGCGGAAGTAAAGGGCAGCGGCCACATTACGAAGGAAGTGGTGGCAAAGACGCTGTCCATGCTCGGCATCGACGCCGAGGGCCTTGACGAGATCGACCGGAAGATACTCCTCTCCATCGTGGAGCATTACGCCGGCGGGCCGGTCGGCCTCAATACGGTCGCCGTGGTGGTGGGCGAGGAGCCGGAGACCATCGAGGAGGTTTACGAGCCGTTCCTCATCCAGAACGGGTTTCTCAAGCGCACGCCGCGCGGCAGGGAAATCACGGCGAGGGTGTACAAGTATTTCAACCTTGACCCGAAAAAATATTCAAGCCGGCAGGGAAACCTGTTTCAAGGAGAATAA
- a CDS encoding DUF2905 family protein translates to MNWIDVGRFLVIAGVVIVVVGVLFLVADKFPIGRLPGDFHFGTGKVRIYIPIATCILLSILITLIVNFFSRK, encoded by the coding sequence GTGAATTGGATCGACGTGGGGCGCTTTCTCGTGATCGCCGGCGTGGTGATCGTCGTTGTGGGCGTTCTGTTCCTGGTCGCGGACAAGTTCCCCATCGGCAGGCTGCCCGGCGACTTCCATTTCGGCACGGGAAAGGTGCGCATTTACATCCCCATCGCCACCTGCATCCTGCTCAGCATCCTCATCACCCTTATTGTCAATTTTTTCTCCCGGAAGTAA
- a CDS encoding acylphosphatase, which yields MAVKRLTITVTGRVQGVGFRYFVKDAADSLGISGWVRNTDDRAVECEAQAEEKDLEEFIGKLREGPPISRVKEVAVNEIPIDQMTEQEFEITY from the coding sequence GTGGCCGTGAAACGACTGACGATCACCGTGACCGGCCGCGTGCAGGGAGTGGGCTTCCGGTATTTTGTAAAAGACGCGGCGGATTCTCTCGGTATTTCGGGCTGGGTGCGGAACACCGATGATCGCGCCGTGGAGTGCGAGGCGCAGGCTGAGGAAAAAGACCTGGAGGAGTTTATAGGCAAGCTGAGGGAAGGGCCGCCGATATCGAGGGTGAAGGAGGTGGCGGTGAATGAGATACCGATTGATCAAATGACAGAACAGGAATTTGAAATTACGTATTAA
- a CDS encoding glycoside hydrolase family 16 protein, with product MKSRTGKNQGPVCGNWAAALTLTCCVVLLIILCPHYIFAADPQPPGTVPLPAGMNSWKLILNENFDSTSYDTSRWNPYADWGGVGSFNNGRENYYPSQIQVNSGVCHLVAQPNPGVTTFSNSYKSGELISARANTNDNTPYKFSFLYGYIEARLKIVDVSGFFGAFWMLPCKKNYTYEWEIDILEVLGNDPRTMWMHYSWSDGLTTDVSRNKSWTPNTGVGNNGTGPAMDFSKVFHTIGVDWEPDHLTFYLDGTAAGTFPSPGANNSNIARTPGYILIQQMVENDWCRAAACTLQTAGATDTFDIDYVRVWQGTTQSGARERIAPGADESMSISCRQDDGGTVFFVKNGARRLDAVNIYDDRGRLVRRLSGGNPRWDGADAHSIRVKPGLYLYAAECAGTVQKGMFLRVR from the coding sequence ATGAAATCGCGGACAGGAAAAAATCAGGGCCCCGTTTGCGGTAATTGGGCTGCGGCGTTAACCCTCACCTGCTGTGTTGTACTTCTTATCATCCTTTGTCCTCATTACATCTTTGCCGCCGATCCCCAGCCGCCTGGCACCGTCCCGCTGCCGGCCGGCATGAATTCCTGGAAGCTCATCCTCAATGAAAATTTCGACAGTACTTCCTACGACACCTCGCGCTGGAACCCGTACGCCGATTGGGGCGGGGTGGGCTCGTTCAACAACGGGCGTGAGAATTATTATCCCTCGCAAATCCAGGTGAACAGCGGCGTCTGCCACCTGGTGGCGCAACCGAATCCCGGCGTCACGACCTTCTCGAACTCGTACAAGTCCGGCGAATTGATTTCCGCGCGCGCCAACACCAATGACAACACGCCGTACAAATTTTCGTTTCTCTACGGCTATATCGAAGCGCGGCTGAAGATCGTTGACGTGTCCGGTTTTTTCGGGGCGTTCTGGATGCTCCCCTGCAAGAAAAATTACACCTATGAATGGGAGATTGACATTCTGGAAGTGCTGGGCAACGACCCGCGCACCATGTGGATGCACTACAGCTGGAGCGACGGCCTGACCACGGACGTGTCCCGCAATAAGAGCTGGACCCCGAACACGGGCGTCGGAAACAACGGCACCGGACCCGCGATGGATTTTTCCAAGGTGTTCCATACCATCGGCGTCGATTGGGAGCCCGACCACCTCACCTTTTACCTGGACGGCACCGCCGCCGGCACCTTCCCCTCTCCAGGGGCAAACAACTCGAACATCGCGCGCACCCCCGGGTATATCCTGATCCAGCAGATGGTGGAAAACGACTGGTGCAGGGCGGCGGCCTGTACCCTGCAGACCGCCGGCGCCACCGACACCTTCGACATCGACTACGTGCGCGTGTGGCAGGGAACCACCCAGTCCGGCGCGCGTGAAAGGATCGCCCCCGGCGCCGACGAGTCCATGAGCATTTCATGCCGCCAGGATGACGGAGGAACGGTCTTTTTTGTCAAGAATGGCGCGCGGCGCTTGGACGCCGTGAACATTTACGACGACCGCGGACGCCTTGTCCGACGCCTGTCCGGCGGGAATCCGAGGTGGGACGGAGCAGACGCGCACAGCATCCGCGTAAAGCCCGGATTGTACCTCTACGCGGCGGAATGCGCCGGGACGGTCCAGAAGGGCATGTTCCTGCGTGTCCGATGA
- a CDS encoding MarR family transcriptional regulator translates to MRYATELINRRRVLNTSALSYEQFPLLKIAIHHEGSSMQEIARLTNQDKSGILRGLRSLERRGFIMFRNDPSDMRKRLVFPTRKARELSRRIVDDVEALEKELLHGVSAGEMRIFLEVMRKLTDRCVELGATKFQRYRLKGAKRG, encoded by the coding sequence GTGAGGTACGCCACCGAACTCATCAACCGGCGAAGGGTTCTGAACACATCGGCGCTTTCGTACGAGCAATTTCCACTGCTTAAGATCGCCATTCATCATGAAGGATCCTCAATGCAGGAAATCGCACGCCTGACAAACCAGGACAAGTCAGGCATCCTTCGCGGCCTTCGTTCTCTTGAAAGACGGGGATTCATCATGTTTAGGAACGATCCCAGCGACATGCGGAAGCGGCTTGTCTTTCCGACGAGGAAGGCCCGGGAGCTGTCGAGGAGAATCGTGGACGATGTGGAGGCTCTTGAAAAGGAGCTCCTTCACGGAGTCTCTGCGGGTGAGATGCGCATTTTCCTTGAGGTCATGCGGAAATTAACCGACAGATGCGTCGAACTGGGCGCTACGAAATTCCAGCGATATCGTCTCAAGGGCGCCAAGCGAGGATGA
- a CDS encoding DHA2 family efflux MFS transporter permease subunit, with protein MHDRFAKAFPSLHHQHEFYKWWVLVNIMIGTFVIVLNNTIVNTALPKMMASLGITVDQAQWIITVFMLAFAIMLPTSGWLADHFGYKRTYAAGMVVFTVFSFLCALSRDEKTLILMRIGQGLGGGLIQPLGMAILMREFPPHQRGMAMGFWTISSAASVSLGPLLGGLLSDNFDWHLIFTINVPVGIFCFFATWIIQREYRKQQEHSFDIVGFVSMAVFLGFLLVALSSGNAGWNAGGWTSDFMMVCYLFSAVGFVAFLITELNVKYPIVKIQLLGTYNFGLSNVAMFIFGVGMFGSTFLLPLYLQNALGYTAFQSGMVLLPVGILQAFFGAFAGYISDRINPKIPIILGIVLFSLSFFLNSNLSLFSENFQIMVPMYLRGVAMGVLFSPLSTLIIAHIPHKDMAQASGLMNAVRQVGGSFGVAIMQTLLTQRITFHTAIAGTRIDPSSPVFQHSLRLLRTHAICDAGSCSHDAAAQSTAIFASHFFQQMFVWGIDDAFLFSSICTALCIIPVLVLKGKRNMREPRQGR; from the coding sequence ATGCATGACCGTTTTGCAAAAGCCTTTCCCTCCCTGCACCATCAGCACGAGTTCTACAAGTGGTGGGTACTGGTCAACATCATGATCGGTACGTTTGTAATCGTGCTCAACAATACAATCGTCAACACCGCGCTGCCGAAAATGATGGCGTCTCTGGGCATCACGGTGGACCAGGCTCAGTGGATCATCACGGTATTCATGCTCGCGTTTGCGATCATGCTTCCCACGTCCGGATGGCTCGCCGACCACTTCGGTTACAAGCGTACGTACGCGGCAGGTATGGTCGTCTTCACGGTATTCTCTTTTCTGTGTGCGCTGTCGCGCGACGAAAAGACCCTTATCCTCATGCGCATTGGTCAAGGTCTAGGCGGGGGCCTCATTCAACCGCTCGGCATGGCCATTCTCATGCGCGAATTTCCTCCGCACCAGCGCGGAATGGCCATGGGTTTCTGGACCATCTCCTCAGCAGCTTCCGTGTCTTTGGGACCGCTGCTCGGTGGGCTACTGTCGGACAACTTCGACTGGCACCTGATCTTCACGATCAATGTTCCGGTCGGAATCTTCTGTTTCTTCGCAACCTGGATCATTCAGCGTGAGTACAGGAAGCAGCAGGAGCACTCTTTCGACATAGTCGGCTTCGTGTCCATGGCGGTGTTCTTGGGATTTCTCCTCGTAGCCCTGAGTAGCGGCAACGCCGGTTGGAACGCTGGCGGCTGGACCTCGGATTTCATGATGGTCTGCTATCTGTTCTCGGCCGTCGGCTTCGTGGCGTTCCTGATCACCGAGCTGAATGTAAAATATCCTATTGTAAAGATACAGCTTCTCGGCACCTACAACTTCGGACTCTCGAATGTCGCAATGTTCATATTCGGCGTCGGCATGTTTGGAAGCACGTTTCTCCTGCCACTGTACCTGCAGAATGCGCTTGGCTATACCGCGTTTCAATCCGGCATGGTGTTGCTGCCGGTGGGAATCCTGCAGGCCTTCTTCGGGGCGTTTGCGGGATACATTTCCGACAGGATAAATCCGAAGATCCCCATCATTCTCGGAATTGTGCTTTTTTCACTCAGCTTTTTCCTCAATTCGAACCTTTCCCTTTTCTCGGAGAATTTCCAGATCATGGTTCCCATGTATCTGCGTGGAGTCGCGATGGGAGTCCTCTTCTCTCCCCTGAGCACACTGATCATAGCGCACATTCCTCACAAGGACATGGCGCAGGCGTCCGGGCTCATGAATGCGGTGAGGCAGGTGGGAGGAAGTTTTGGTGTGGCGATTATGCAAACGCTGCTAACGCAACGTATCACCTTTCACACGGCAATTGCGGGCACCAGGATCGATCCCTCGTCTCCGGTGTTCCAACACAGCTTGAGGCTGTTGCGGACTCACGCGATTTGCGATGCCGGATCGTGCTCGCATGATGCTGCTGCCCAGAGCACCGCGATATTCGCGTCTCATTTCTTTCAGCAGATGTTCGTGTGGGGAATCGACGACGCGTTCCTGTTTTCGAGTATTTGTACGGCGCTTTGCATCATCCCAGTTCTCGTTTTAAAAGGGAAAAGGAATATGCGGGAACCCCGCCAGGGAAGGTGA